One window of the Actinomyces wuliandei genome contains the following:
- a CDS encoding glycosyltransferase, whose amino-acid sequence MSPTKRPDQRVAVIVPAKDEAQRIAATVRACRSIPRVDLVVVVDDGSVDGTQDHARAAGAVTVRHSVTRGKASALETGASVVGMRDYVHGPARLLLFVDADLGDSAAACADLVPPVVDGVCDMSVAVPPKQHGAGGRGRVVHAARRAIARATGWEPVAPLSGQRCLSRKAYEKAAPLAEGWGVEVGLTIDVLVAGMAVIEVPCDITHRVTGNDRAGVLHRAAQYKDVVRAVAARTLRRQRVPAAQYEKAAEEQNAFHVYRAHSVRTSEPGSGQDGDQGGGASTDAPAGSSRSAGA is encoded by the coding sequence GTGAGCCCGACTAAGCGTCCTGACCAGCGTGTCGCTGTCATCGTCCCCGCCAAGGACGAGGCGCAGCGCATCGCCGCCACTGTTCGCGCTTGCCGCTCCATTCCGCGGGTTGACCTGGTGGTTGTCGTCGATGATGGCTCCGTGGACGGGACCCAGGACCACGCTCGTGCCGCAGGAGCCGTGACCGTGCGTCACTCGGTGACTCGGGGCAAGGCCTCCGCCCTGGAGACCGGCGCCAGTGTCGTCGGTATGCGTGACTACGTGCACGGACCCGCCCGTCTCCTGCTGTTCGTTGACGCTGACCTGGGGGACTCCGCAGCGGCGTGTGCCGATCTTGTGCCCCCTGTCGTCGACGGAGTCTGCGACATGTCCGTGGCCGTGCCGCCCAAGCAGCACGGGGCCGGCGGGCGGGGGCGGGTGGTCCACGCCGCTCGCCGGGCCATTGCCCGAGCCACCGGGTGGGAGCCTGTCGCCCCCCTGTCAGGGCAGCGCTGCCTGAGCCGGAAGGCCTACGAGAAGGCCGCCCCCCTGGCTGAGGGGTGGGGCGTTGAGGTCGGGCTGACGATTGACGTCCTTGTCGCCGGGATGGCGGTGATCGAGGTGCCCTGCGACATCACCCACCGGGTCACCGGGAACGACCGTGCGGGGGTCCTTCACCGTGCCGCGCAGTACAAGGACGTGGTCAGGGCTGTGGCTGCCCGGACCCTGCGGCGTCAGCGCGTGCCCGCAGCACAGTATGAGAAGGCTGCGGAGGAGCAGAACGCCTTTCACGTCTACCGGGCTCACAGTGTGAGGACGTCGGAGCCCGGCTCTGGGCAGGACGGGGACCAGGGAGGCGGTGCCTCCACGGATGCCCCTGCGGGCTCGTCGCGCTCCGCAGGAGCCTGA
- a CDS encoding C2 family cysteine protease, whose amino-acid sequence MRELREIRVGLRAQAESLVGSALGNPLAAGPAAAGLASLAATYQALRAEVSHAATQAATTLGTATVDTDDSDINKWTTFELRDSDIERIRQQADGTAEWDSVEQENIGDCYLLAVLQAYSDTEEGRQALRDQVRWDEAQNAFVVTFHDGDQEVEITVDDFYLFGNQGTDKGFPSIINIYERAYALYLEQQGRDPEDVEGGDPTDPMEALSGEGTQTVSTDGWGWGRWGFLPYPRHYNQHEYTDAEWDTIKEAVEEGRVVVGGTARGDFSDGSTVQATVDTNGNGRIDTGDQEGGFQVWDSHAYTVVDIDDEYVTLYNPWDTNPVSKDDDVEGGTIRITREDYEKYFNKTYIGDM is encoded by the coding sequence GTGAGAGAGCTGCGGGAAATACGCGTGGGGCTGCGCGCCCAGGCCGAGTCCCTGGTGGGCAGCGCCCTGGGCAACCCCCTGGCCGCCGGGCCCGCAGCCGCAGGCCTGGCCAGCCTCGCCGCCACCTACCAGGCCCTGCGCGCCGAGGTCAGCCACGCCGCCACCCAGGCCGCCACCACACTGGGCACAGCCACTGTGGACACCGACGACTCCGACATCAACAAGTGGACGACCTTTGAGCTCCGGGACAGCGACATCGAGCGGATCCGCCAGCAGGCCGACGGCACGGCCGAGTGGGACAGCGTGGAGCAGGAGAACATCGGTGACTGCTACCTGCTGGCGGTGCTGCAGGCCTACTCCGACACCGAGGAGGGCCGCCAGGCCCTGCGCGACCAGGTGCGGTGGGACGAGGCCCAGAACGCCTTCGTGGTCACCTTCCACGACGGCGACCAGGAGGTCGAGATCACCGTGGACGACTTCTACCTCTTTGGCAACCAGGGCACCGACAAGGGCTTCCCCAGCATCATCAACATCTACGAGCGCGCCTACGCCCTCTACCTGGAGCAGCAGGGCAGGGACCCGGAGGACGTCGAGGGCGGCGACCCCACAGATCCCATGGAGGCCCTCTCGGGCGAGGGCACGCAGACGGTCAGCACCGACGGCTGGGGGTGGGGCAGGTGGGGCTTCCTCCCCTACCCCCGCCACTACAACCAGCACGAGTACACCGACGCGGAGTGGGACACCATCAAGGAGGCCGTGGAGGAGGGCAGGGTCGTGGTCGGTGGCACCGCGCGCGGGGACTTCAGCGACGGCAGCACGGTCCAGGCCACCGTCGACACCAACGGCAACGGCCGCATCGACACGGGCGACCAGGAGGGAGGCTTCCAGGTCTGGGACAGCCACGCCTACACGGTGGTCGATATTGATGACGAGTACGTCACCCTCTACAACCCCTGGGACACCAACCCCGTGTCGAAGGACGATGACGTCGAGGGCGGGACCATCCGCATCACCCGGGAGGACTACGAGAAGTACTTCAACAAGACCTACATCGGCGACATGTAG
- a CDS encoding fructosamine kinase family protein, with protein MTAPSPNTFRKHDDGPVSTRLEAQGLWWLAQAMADGGAHVVPATTGPGWLEEPRLATTRVTAAAAEAFGRALAVTHAAGAPAFGVAPPGWDGVAQMGRSDIRLRRFEDPGAQRRWGEFYAEDRVLTYLGASRDNGSVSAQGARVIERLCTRLVDGDFDADQPALVRAGAQHRGQEVAVARTHGDLWCGNVLWVPVSHTVEWAPPQAGAGPLGAGTGRASTQRDTDGEVPDVVGVLIDPMAQGAHAETDLAALGVFGQRHLERLYAAYHEVSPLAAGWRERVGLHSLHLLMIHAFLFGASYGAEAVGVARQYA; from the coding sequence ATGACAGCGCCCTCCCCCAACACGTTCCGCAAGCACGACGACGGCCCAGTCTCCACCCGCCTGGAGGCGCAGGGGCTGTGGTGGCTGGCCCAGGCCATGGCCGACGGCGGCGCCCACGTGGTCCCGGCCACCACCGGCCCCGGCTGGCTGGAGGAGCCGCGCCTGGCCACGACCAGGGTCACTGCGGCTGCGGCCGAGGCCTTTGGCCGGGCGCTGGCCGTCACGCACGCGGCGGGGGCGCCCGCCTTCGGTGTGGCCCCGCCCGGGTGGGACGGGGTGGCTCAGATGGGGCGCAGCGACATCCGGCTGCGCCGGTTCGAGGACCCCGGTGCGCAGCGCCGCTGGGGGGAGTTCTACGCTGAGGACCGCGTGCTGACCTACCTGGGTGCCTCCAGGGACAACGGGTCGGTCAGCGCCCAGGGCGCCCGCGTCATCGAGAGGCTGTGCACCCGGCTGGTGGACGGCGACTTCGACGCCGACCAGCCCGCCCTGGTGCGCGCCGGTGCCCAGCATCGCGGCCAGGAGGTGGCGGTGGCGCGCACCCACGGGGACCTGTGGTGCGGCAACGTGCTGTGGGTGCCGGTGTCCCACACCGTGGAGTGGGCGCCGCCGCAGGCCGGGGCGGGGCCACTGGGGGCGGGAACCGGCCGGGCCAGCACCCAGCGGGACACCGACGGGGAGGTGCCCGACGTCGTTGGCGTCCTCATTGACCCGATGGCCCAGGGGGCGCACGCGGAGACGGACCTGGCGGCACTGGGGGTGTTCGGGCAGAGGCACCTGGAGCGGCTCTACGCCGCCTACCACGAGGTGTCACCGCTGGCGGCCGGGTGGCGCGAGCGGGTGGGCCTGCACTCCCTGCACCTGCTCATGATCCACGCCTTCCTCTTTGGCGCCAGCTACGGGGCCGAGGCCGTGGGGGTGGCGCGGCAGTACGCGTGA
- the pheA gene encoding prephenate dehydratase — protein MPDADTPTWSFLGPAGTFTEMALRQVAPTGVVLDACQDVPTALDHVRSRLTEAAVVPIENSVEGGVNATLDNLVASTPLVIAAEVAVPVTFVLAGRPGTTLEQVAAVSTHPHAWAQCRGWVRRNLPEVAYVAATSTSAPARALADPDQDPGFQAVLCNPLAAQDYGLEVIAAGVADNPDAVTRFVKVTRPGRVGQVTGADKTTLMVQLPHDRSGALLDMLEQFSARGVNLSRIESRPVGDSLGRYRFSIDVEGHVREERVQAALIGLHRTCPVVRFLGSYPRLDARPVVVPAGTSDKDFMVARSWVADLLEGRAL, from the coding sequence ATGCCCGATGCTGACACCCCCACCTGGTCCTTTCTCGGCCCGGCGGGCACCTTCACCGAGATGGCCCTGCGCCAGGTCGCCCCCACTGGCGTGGTGCTCGACGCCTGCCAGGACGTGCCCACCGCCCTGGACCACGTCCGCTCCCGCCTGACCGAGGCCGCCGTCGTGCCTATCGAGAACTCGGTGGAGGGCGGGGTCAACGCCACCCTCGACAACCTCGTGGCCTCCACCCCCCTGGTCATCGCCGCCGAGGTGGCGGTGCCGGTCACCTTTGTCCTGGCGGGGCGGCCGGGCACGACCCTGGAGCAGGTGGCCGCCGTGTCCACCCACCCCCACGCCTGGGCGCAGTGCCGTGGCTGGGTGCGCCGCAACCTGCCGGAGGTCGCCTACGTGGCAGCCACCTCCACCTCGGCCCCGGCCCGTGCCCTGGCCGACCCGGACCAGGACCCCGGCTTCCAGGCGGTCCTGTGCAACCCGCTGGCCGCCCAGGACTACGGCCTGGAGGTCATCGCCGCAGGCGTGGCGGACAACCCCGACGCCGTCACCCGGTTCGTCAAGGTCACCCGCCCCGGGCGCGTGGGCCAGGTCACCGGGGCGGACAAGACCACCCTCATGGTCCAGCTCCCCCACGACCGCTCCGGCGCCCTGCTGGACATGCTGGAGCAGTTCAGCGCCCGGGGCGTCAACCTCTCGCGCATCGAGTCCCGGCCCGTGGGGGACTCCCTGGGCCGCTACCGCTTCTCCATCGACGTCGAGGGGCACGTCCGCGAGGAGCGGGTGCAGGCCGCCCTCATCGGCCTGCACCGCACCTGTCCGGTGGTGCGGTTCCTGGGCTCCTACCCCCGCCTGGACGCCCGGCCGGTCGTGGTGCCCGCAGGCACCAGCGACAAGGACTTCATGGTGGCCCGCTCCTGGGTGGCCGATCTCCTGGAGGGCAGGGCGCTGTGA
- a CDS encoding type II toxin-antitoxin system PemK/MazF family toxin, whose protein sequence is MPQPRTGELWWAASDSSVGREQAGRRPVLVISGAHYHEAVTTLVVTVPVTSIDRGWPNHVRIPRGGRLPQDSFAMTEQVRTISRKRLVERIGVVERSIVEEALRWVRDWLV, encoded by the coding sequence ATGCCCCAACCCCGCACCGGTGAGCTGTGGTGGGCGGCTTCGGACTCGTCGGTCGGACGTGAGCAGGCGGGGCGACGCCCCGTGCTCGTCATCTCGGGTGCCCACTACCACGAGGCTGTGACAACGCTTGTCGTGACCGTCCCGGTGACCTCCATCGACCGAGGGTGGCCGAACCACGTGCGGATTCCTCGTGGTGGGAGACTGCCGCAGGACTCCTTCGCCATGACTGAGCAGGTGCGCACGATCTCCCGCAAGAGGCTTGTCGAGCGCATAGGTGTCGTCGAGCGCAGCATCGTGGAGGAGGCGCTTCGCTGGGTGAGGGACTGGCTCGTCTAG
- a CDS encoding diacylglycerol/lipid kinase family protein: protein MDAGARAAPLACVVANPSKQKVTGAARDLLDATLREAGYRTPVWLETTTSETGATQARLAVASGAALVVAAGGDGTVRSVAAGLAGTGVEMGILPTGTANLAARNLRLPVGDLSAAAHLVANGTSRPTDLAWVRTDPADEPGSHPYHPPADPVLPGMSSSTHSPAPAGSGGALSALTARRETQAPQASTANGVPEQTSAFIHDSSRRANGTAPGADAAATAVVPAQPPGGWARPSLGREHACMVVSGIGFDAGLVASTRPGLKARIGWGAYALAAVENLRFPRMDLVLSLGSPGAGGSVERFTARTLLIANGGMLPAGITLLRDTRPDDGLLDVAAIDTVGGVLGWSSLARQVLPPRAATYANPTRATGRVVRRQGSDIAVRVSTPMLVEVDGDLLPPTRGVRVRLAHGALLIRRP from the coding sequence ATGGACGCAGGAGCCCGCGCAGCCCCCCTCGCCTGCGTGGTGGCCAATCCCTCCAAGCAGAAGGTCACCGGCGCGGCCCGGGACCTCCTGGACGCCACCCTGCGCGAGGCAGGGTACCGGACCCCGGTCTGGCTGGAGACGACCACCTCGGAGACCGGGGCCACCCAGGCACGGCTGGCCGTCGCGTCGGGGGCCGCCCTCGTCGTAGCCGCCGGGGGGGACGGGACCGTGCGCTCCGTGGCAGCCGGGCTGGCGGGCACCGGCGTCGAGATGGGGATCCTGCCCACGGGCACCGCCAACCTCGCGGCCCGCAACCTGCGCCTGCCGGTCGGCGACCTGTCGGCGGCGGCCCACCTGGTCGCGAACGGGACGTCGCGGCCCACGGACCTCGCCTGGGTGCGCACCGACCCGGCCGACGAGCCAGGTAGCCACCCATACCACCCTCCCGCCGACCCGGTCCTACCCGGTATGAGCAGCAGCACGCACTCGCCCGCCCCGGCGGGCTCGGGCGGCGCCCTGAGCGCGCTGACCGCCCGGCGGGAGACTCAGGCCCCACAGGCCAGTACGGCCAACGGCGTACCGGAGCAGACCAGCGCCTTCATCCACGACAGCAGCCGCCGCGCCAACGGTACGGCCCCCGGCGCCGACGCAGCCGCCACCGCCGTCGTCCCTGCCCAGCCCCCCGGGGGGTGGGCGCGCCCCTCCCTGGGGCGGGAGCACGCCTGCATGGTGGTGTCGGGGATCGGCTTCGACGCCGGGCTGGTCGCCTCCACCCGCCCCGGCCTCAAGGCCCGGATCGGCTGGGGGGCCTACGCCCTGGCCGCAGTGGAGAACCTGCGCTTCCCCCGTATGGACCTGGTCCTCAGCCTCGGCAGCCCCGGCGCCGGGGGGTCGGTGGAGAGGTTCACCGCCCGCACCCTGCTCATCGCCAACGGCGGCATGCTGCCAGCAGGGATCACGCTGCTGCGCGACACCCGCCCCGACGACGGCCTGCTGGACGTGGCCGCCATCGACACGGTCGGCGGCGTGCTGGGCTGGAGCTCGCTGGCCCGGCAGGTCCTCCCGCCGCGCGCGGCCACCTACGCCAACCCCACGCGCGCCACCGGGCGCGTCGTGCGACGCCAGGGCAGCGACATCGCCGTACGCGTGAGCACCCCGATGCTGGTGGAGGTTGACGGGGACCTCCTGCCGCCGACCCGGGGCGTGCGGGTGAGGCTGGCCCACGGCGCGCTGCTCATCCGACGCCCTTAG
- a CDS encoding isochorismatase family protein — protein MADTSGARARRALVVVDVQPTFCEGGALAVPGGDAVAHRIAAYVAAARDGYSLVVTTQDWHIDPGDHFSADPDYVDTWPPHGVAGTPQARLHPALSGLRADAALRKGQYSAAYSGFEGVADDGADLDTLLRGPGVEVVDVVGLAQSHCVKETALDGVARGYRVRVLTDLTEPVSPGLGRAARKVMAAAGVELVRSGTVLRA, from the coding sequence ATGGCTGACACGTCTGGCGCCCGGGCTCGTCGCGCCCTTGTCGTCGTTGACGTCCAGCCCACCTTCTGCGAGGGGGGAGCCCTGGCCGTGCCGGGGGGCGACGCCGTGGCCCACCGTATCGCCGCCTACGTCGCTGCCGCGAGGGACGGTTACAGCCTGGTGGTCACCACCCAGGACTGGCACATCGACCCCGGCGACCACTTCTCCGCCGACCCGGACTATGTCGACACCTGGCCCCCGCACGGGGTGGCCGGGACCCCGCAGGCCCGCCTGCACCCGGCGCTGTCGGGGCTGCGGGCTGACGCGGCGCTGCGCAAGGGGCAGTACTCGGCCGCCTACTCCGGGTTTGAGGGGGTCGCTGACGACGGGGCCGACCTGGACACCCTGCTCAGGGGGCCCGGTGTGGAGGTGGTCGACGTGGTCGGCCTGGCGCAGTCGCACTGCGTGAAGGAGACCGCCCTGGACGGGGTCGCCCGGGGCTACCGGGTGCGGGTCCTCACCGACCTGACCGAGCCGGTAAGTCCCGGGCTGGGTCGGGCCGCCCGCAAGGTGATGGCTGCCGCAGGGGTCGAGCTGGTGAGGTCGGGCACGGTGCTACGCGCCTAG